In Mercenaria mercenaria strain notata chromosome 13, MADL_Memer_1, whole genome shotgun sequence, a single window of DNA contains:
- the LOC123529394 gene encoding uncharacterized protein LOC123529394, translating to MKTTDSDDIIGQLQEKGINKDPSPRGRIFSVPSASGEVNFGLSLQTENSTLMDLEGDTARTTPSVERTDRSSSGRRGRRLNFRTVARLVKLSTEVSKHKEEDRHHHGHISDWTHRSHHEQKPPEKEFDLNMRRSTVADVTRDFRRRRSSATAQRQGNLRKQSIGSAVKETEKTRTTMAHPRSNSSLLSMAVREEVLKRRLMTKMKFIVRLSLLVYRWWRKHSHTAVSQTHPFYMQYQMINDLSETHSENGIEFKASYFKANKQMRMSQEARRILTMNPEDRSKDEVYYAMIALRGIDCIADYPLRMQEALARHGMFQCFDPKRIIVKQGHPPLYFYFILYGTVVVATLDSGEPYAKTRVTLRRGENFGELAIAHRIPRQSTVLTMEYTEFLTIDCDTYENIFMAGGVKTIHDPDHNNFMRSMYFLRDWPLEKLQTNPKAMEFCYFRRNTVMVKDSNMSDWIYIVKSGSLRVYKKLKKCYPTVNKRTGNYTELANTDGYHCFMSQESEYHRYAMYNHVDLPPPLSPDTDSEDEDHTCVIFKV from the exons ATGAAGACTACGGATTCGGACGATATCATCGGTCAGTTACAAGAAAAGGGAATTAACAAGGATCCTAGCCCTCGTGGCAGGATTTTCTCCGTTCCCTCTGCCTCTGGGGAAGTAAACTTTGGATTATCTCTTCAAACAGAAAACTCAACACTGATGGATCTAGAAG GAGATACAGCACGGACGACACCGAGTGTAGAGCGCACAGATAGATCCTCCTCCGGCCGGCGAGGCAGACGACTGAATTTTAGAACAGTAGCAAGACTTGTAAAATTGAGCACGGAGGTCTCAAAG CATAAGGAAGAAGACCGACATCATCACGGGCATATTTCTGACTGGACACACAGATCACATCACGAACAAAAGCCTCCAGAAAAAGAATTCGACTTGAATATGAGACGCAGTACAGTTGCTGACGTCACTCGTGACTTCCGGCGTCGCCGGTCGTCTGCAACAGCACAACGTCAGGGTAACTTGCGGAAACAGTCAATCGGCTCCGCGGTGAAGGAAACTGAAAAAACAAGGACAACAATGGCACATCCAAGATCAAATTCAAGTCTTTTAAGCATGGCCGTAAGAGAGGAAGTTCTTAAACGG AGACTGATGACAAAGATGAAGTTTATTGTCCGTCTAAGTTTACTGGTTTACAGATGGTGGAGAAAACATAGTCACACTGC GGTATCCCAGACACACCCGTTCTATATGCAGTACCAGATGATAAATGATCTCTCGGAAACCCATTCAGAAAATGGTATTGAGTTCAAGGCCTCATATTTCAAGGCAAACAAACAG atgcGAATGTCCCAAGAAGCCAGGCGAATATTAACTATGAACCCTGAGGACAGGTCTAAAGATGAAGTATATTAC GCAATGATTGCGCTGCGAGGTATCGATTGTATAGCCGACTACCCACTTAGAATGCAAGAAGCTCTTGCCAGACACGGCATGTTTCAATG CTTTGATCCGAAACGTATTATAGTAAAGCAAGGACATCCGCCActctacttttatttcattttgtatggAACAG TTGTCGTAGCGACGTTGGACAGCGGGGAGCCGTATGCAAAGACGAGGGTTACATTGAGAAGAGGAGAAAACTTCGGG GAGCTGGCAATAGCACACAGAATACCACGACAATCAACGGTATTGACGATGGAATATACAGAGTTCCTAACCATAGACTGTGAT ACTTATGAGAACATATTTATGGCAGGTGGAGTTAAAACTATACACGACCCCGACCATAACAACTTTATGAG GTCGATGTACTTTCTCCGAGACTGGCCTCTGGAAAAACTTCAAACAAATCCAAAAGCCATGgaattttgttattttag GAGAAATACAGTTATGGTAAAAGACAGTAATATGTCTGACTGGATTTACATTGTCAAATCG GGTTCACTACGGGTCTACAAAAAGTTAAAGAAATGTTACCCAACTGTGAACAAGCGGACGGGTAACTACACAGAGCTGGCTAACACTGACGGCTACCATTGTTTTATGAGTCAAGAGTCCGAGTACCATCGATATGCCATGTACAATCATGTAGACTTGCCGCCACCTTTGTCGCCGGATACAGACTCCGAGGATGAGGACCATACATGTGTCATATTTAAAGTATGA